The Streptomyces achromogenes genome window below encodes:
- a CDS encoding NADH-quinone oxidoreductase subunit B, giving the protein MGVTPEPNAPRPATPEQAASEPVLLPEPRRLGSLARLAPEPMKVILNWGRRYSLWVFNFGLACCAIEFIAASMARHDFIRLGVIPFAPGPRQADLMIVSGTVTDKMAPAVKRLYEQMPEPKYVISFGACSNCGGPYWDSYSVTKGVDQIIPVDVYVPGCPPRPEALLQGILKLQEKIARESLDERYATSPARPAPSRPSTAALQSGLVRPPVSPAEPAEEDR; this is encoded by the coding sequence ATGGGCGTGACGCCGGAACCGAACGCGCCCCGGCCGGCCACGCCGGAACAGGCGGCGTCGGAGCCCGTTCTGCTGCCCGAGCCGAGGCGGCTCGGCTCCCTCGCCCGACTCGCCCCCGAGCCGATGAAGGTGATCCTGAACTGGGGCCGCCGCTACTCGCTCTGGGTCTTCAACTTCGGCCTCGCCTGCTGCGCGATCGAGTTCATCGCCGCCTCGATGGCCCGCCACGACTTCATCCGCCTCGGTGTCATCCCCTTCGCGCCGGGTCCGCGCCAGGCCGACCTGATGATTGTCTCCGGCACGGTCACGGACAAGATGGCCCCGGCCGTGAAGCGCCTCTACGAGCAGATGCCCGAGCCGAAGTACGTCATCTCCTTCGGCGCGTGCAGCAACTGCGGCGGCCCCTACTGGGACTCGTACTCGGTGACCAAGGGCGTCGACCAGATCATCCCCGTGGACGTCTACGTGCCGGGCTGCCCGCCCCGCCCGGAAGCCCTGCTCCAGGGCATCCTCAAACTCCAGGAGAAGATCGCGCGCGAGTCCCTCGACGAGCGCTACGCCACGTCCCCCGCCCGCCCTGCCCCGTCGCGTCCCTCGACCGCGGCCCTGCAGAGCGGCCTGGTACGCCCCCCGGTGTCACCGGCGGAGCCGGCCGAGGAGGACCGATGA
- a CDS encoding NADH-quinone oxidoreductase subunit C has product MTTTGWLPAPAEDLFGPDATAEESYDVLTVDVPPAAWTAALRVARDRLSCTYFDWLSAVDEPGTGFRVSAHVVALSPVRRLLVRTTIPHDAPTLASAVDVYAGAAWHERETHEMFGVAFEGHPALDHLLLPETFEGHPLRKDFVLAARVAKAWPGAKEPGESEHGGPKRRQMLPPGVPDPNEWGPLKGQLPPAPARPARTPAARATGDRPVRRARTASQGSSSQTAPTATPPPATASDSTGGPGTAPTPPATAPPTADPTPATPGTPAGPRRARSASQGSASQRPQSPAAPSDPPARPSTAPRSSDAPWHHARPAFDAPQPGDEAPATPKPQADDEPPAARKSQADDEATAAPKPPPDDEATATPTPQAADEPSAAPTPQAADEPSAAPKPQADDEATATPTPQAADEPPAAPKPQADDEATATPTPQAADEPSAAPKPQADEEPAADPSPERPSRERPRPGRPTSEPPSSERPAPDDDPAGGPQ; this is encoded by the coding sequence ATGACCACCACCGGGTGGCTCCCCGCCCCCGCCGAGGACCTCTTCGGCCCGGACGCCACAGCCGAGGAGTCCTACGACGTCCTGACCGTGGACGTCCCGCCGGCCGCCTGGACCGCCGCCCTGCGCGTGGCCCGCGACCGGCTGTCCTGCACCTACTTCGACTGGCTGAGCGCCGTCGACGAACCCGGCACCGGCTTCCGCGTCTCCGCGCACGTCGTGGCCCTGTCCCCGGTGCGCCGCCTGCTGGTGCGCACGACGATCCCGCACGACGCCCCGACCCTCGCCTCCGCCGTCGACGTCTACGCGGGGGCCGCCTGGCACGAACGCGAGACGCACGAGATGTTCGGCGTCGCCTTCGAAGGCCACCCCGCACTCGACCACCTCCTCCTTCCCGAGACATTCGAGGGTCACCCCCTGCGCAAGGACTTCGTCCTGGCAGCCCGCGTCGCCAAGGCCTGGCCCGGCGCGAAGGAGCCCGGCGAGTCCGAGCACGGCGGACCCAAGCGCCGGCAGATGCTTCCCCCGGGTGTCCCCGACCCCAACGAGTGGGGACCCCTGAAGGGCCAGCTCCCCCCGGCCCCGGCCCGCCCCGCCCGAACCCCGGCCGCCCGTGCGACAGGCGACCGCCCCGTCCGCCGCGCCCGCACCGCCTCCCAGGGGTCATCCAGCCAGACGGCCCCGACGGCGACACCGCCCCCGGCGACAGCGTCCGACTCCACGGGCGGCCCCGGCACGGCACCCACGCCGCCTGCGACAGCACCGCCCACCGCCGACCCGACTCCAGCGACCCCGGGCACCCCGGCGGGACCGCGCCGCGCCCGCAGCGCTTCCCAGGGCTCCGCCTCCCAGCGCCCCCAGTCCCCGGCGGCCCCCTCCGACCCCCCGGCCCGCCCCTCCACGGCCCCCCGCTCGTCCGACGCCCCCTGGCACCACGCCCGCCCCGCCTTCGACGCCCCGCAGCCGGGCGACGAGGCGCCGGCTACCCCGAAGCCGCAGGCGGACGACGAGCCGCCGGCCGCCCGGAAGTCCCAGGCGGACGACGAGGCGACGGCCGCCCCGAAGCCGCCTCCGGACGACGAGGCGACGGCTACCCCGACGCCTCAGGCAGCGGACGAGCCGTCGGCCGCCCCGACGCCTCAGGCAGCGGACGAGCCGTCGGCCGCCCCGAAGCCGCAGGCGGACGACGAGGCGACGGCTACCCCGACGCCTCAGGCAGCGGACGAGCCGCCCGCCGCCCCGAAGCCGCAGGCGGACGACGAGGCGACGGCTACCCCGACGCCTCAGGCAGCGGACGAGCCGTCGGCCGCCCCGAAGCCGCAGGCGGACGAAGAGCCGGCAGCAGACCCGAGTCCCGAGCGTCCGAGTCGCGAGCGTCCGCGCCCTGGGCGTCCGACCTCCGAGCCCCCGAGTTCAGAGCGTCCCGCCCCCGATGACGACCCCGCAGGAGGCCCGCAGTGA
- a CDS encoding NADH-quinone oxidoreductase subunit J family protein translates to MTLAEAPHGFLSPTGVEIAFLLVGLVTFGAALVTVTTKQLVHAALWLVVALGGLAVEYLLLTAEFIAWVQVLIYVGSVVVLLLFGLMLTKAPIGRSPDADSGNRWAALTVAVAAAAALVWVVVDAFRATWIELDGPAAGSTEVTGASLFQNWVLPFEALSVLLLAALVGAIVLSRKAKADSSSPPVNARVVTDGSRPVTDSSGKSESSPTVPDARQNPAEQEGAR, encoded by the coding sequence GTGACCCTCGCCGAGGCCCCGCACGGCTTCCTCTCCCCGACCGGCGTCGAGATCGCCTTCCTTCTCGTCGGACTGGTCACCTTCGGCGCCGCCCTCGTCACCGTCACCACCAAGCAGCTGGTGCACGCGGCTCTGTGGCTCGTGGTCGCCCTCGGCGGTCTGGCCGTCGAATACCTCCTGCTCACCGCCGAGTTCATCGCCTGGGTGCAGGTCCTCATCTACGTCGGTTCCGTCGTCGTGCTCCTCCTCTTCGGTCTGATGCTCACCAAGGCCCCCATCGGCCGCTCGCCGGACGCGGACTCCGGCAACCGCTGGGCCGCCCTCACGGTCGCCGTCGCCGCGGCCGCCGCCCTGGTCTGGGTGGTCGTCGACGCCTTCCGTGCCACCTGGATCGAGCTGGACGGCCCGGCCGCCGGTTCGACCGAGGTCACCGGCGCGAGCCTCTTCCAGAACTGGGTCCTTCCCTTCGAGGCCCTCTCCGTCCTCCTCCTCGCGGCGCTGGTCGGCGCGATCGTCCTGTCCCGCAAGGCGAAAGCCGATTCGAGCTCTCCCCCTGTGAACGCCCGGGTCGTCACTGATGGTTCCCGACCCGTCACGGACAGTTCCGGAAAATCCGAGAGCTCTCCCACCGTCCCGGACGCCCGGCAGAACCCGGCCGAGCAGGAAGGCGCCCGCTGA
- a CDS encoding NADH-quinone oxidoreductase subunit A, translated as MREPTVDVAADFAADYFQSYSVVGLLAVVGVLFVAVAFGAGRLLRPVVPTPEKLLTYECGVDPVGEGWAHTQVRYYVYAFLYVIFAVDSIFLFPWATVFAAPGYGTTTLVEMFVFLGFLTVGLLYAYKKGVLTWA; from the coding sequence GTGCGGGAACCGACCGTCGATGTCGCGGCGGACTTTGCGGCCGACTACTTCCAGTCCTACTCCGTCGTCGGGCTGCTCGCCGTCGTCGGCGTGCTGTTCGTCGCCGTCGCCTTCGGCGCGGGACGCCTTCTGCGACCGGTGGTCCCCACCCCGGAGAAGCTTCTGACGTACGAGTGCGGAGTCGACCCCGTCGGCGAGGGCTGGGCGCACACCCAGGTCCGCTACTACGTCTACGCCTTCCTCTACGTGATCTTCGCGGTCGACTCGATCTTCCTCTTCCCCTGGGCGACGGTCTTCGCCGCCCCCGGCTACGGCACGACCACGCTCGTCGAGATGTTCGTCTTCCTCGGCTTCCTCACCGTGGGCCTGCTGTACGCATACAAGAAGGGCGTCCTGACATGGGCGTGA
- a CDS encoding 2-oxoacid:acceptor oxidoreductase subunit alpha, translated as MTSQVSPAEQADGTDGADAAVVGEQRKPGGTKDVRRLDRVIIRFAGDSGDGMQLTGDRFTSETASFGNDLSTLPNFPAEIRAPAGTLPGVSSFQLHFADHDILTPGDAPNVLVAMNPAALKANIADVPRGAQIIVNTDEFTKRAMQKVGYAASPLEDGSLDGYQLHPVPLTTLTVEALKEFDLTRKEAERSKNMFALGLLSWMYHRPTEGTEKFLKSKFAKKPDIAAANIAAFRAGWNFGETTEDFAVSYEVAPAAQAFPAGVYRNISGNLALSYGLVAASRQADLPLFLGSYPITPASDILHELSKHKNFGVRTFQAEDEIAGIGAALGAAFGGSLAVTTTSGPGVALKSETIGLAVSLELPLLVIDIQRGGPSTGLPTKTEQADLLQAMYGRNGEAPVPIVAPRTPADCFDAALDAARIALTYRTPVFLLSDGYLANGSEPWRIPSPDELPDLRVQFAQGPNHALADGTEVFWPYKRDPHTLARPWAIPGTPGLEHRIGGIEKQDGTGNISYDPANHEFMVRTRQAKIDGIEVPDLEVDDPHAARTLVLGWGSTYGPITAAVRRLRAAGTPIAQAHLRHLNPFPRNLAAVLKGYDKVVVPEMNLGQLATLIRARYLVDAHSYNQVNGMPFKAEQLAAALKEAIDD; from the coding sequence GTGACCAGTCAGGTCAGCCCAGCAGAACAGGCCGACGGAACCGACGGAGCGGATGCGGCCGTCGTGGGAGAGCAGCGCAAGCCCGGCGGGACGAAGGACGTCCGCCGCCTCGACCGGGTGATCATCAGGTTCGCGGGGGACTCCGGCGACGGCATGCAGTTGACGGGTGATCGTTTCACTTCGGAGACGGCGTCGTTCGGCAACGACCTGTCGACGCTGCCGAACTTCCCGGCCGAGATCCGCGCCCCCGCGGGAACGCTGCCGGGGGTGTCGTCGTTCCAGCTGCATTTCGCCGATCACGACATCCTCACTCCGGGCGACGCGCCGAATGTGCTGGTGGCCATGAACCCGGCGGCGTTGAAGGCGAACATCGCCGATGTGCCGCGCGGGGCCCAGATCATCGTCAACACGGACGAATTCACCAAACGCGCCATGCAGAAAGTCGGGTACGCGGCCTCGCCGCTGGAGGACGGCTCCCTCGACGGTTATCAGCTCCACCCGGTCCCGCTGACCACCCTGACCGTCGAGGCTCTCAAGGAATTCGACCTCACCCGTAAAGAGGCCGAGCGCAGCAAGAACATGTTCGCGCTCGGTCTCTTGTCGTGGATGTACCACCGGCCCACCGAGGGCACCGAGAAGTTCCTGAAGTCGAAGTTCGCGAAGAAGCCCGACATCGCGGCCGCCAACATCGCCGCGTTCCGGGCCGGCTGGAACTTCGGGGAGACGACCGAGGACTTCGCCGTCAGTTACGAGGTCGCCCCGGCCGCCCAGGCCTTCCCGGCCGGCGTCTACCGCAACATCTCCGGCAACCTGGCCCTGTCCTACGGCCTCGTCGCCGCCTCCCGGCAGGCCGATCTGCCGCTGTTCCTGGGCTCGTACCCGATCACCCCGGCCTCGGACATCCTGCACGAACTGTCGAAGCACAAGAACTTCGGCGTGCGCACCTTCCAGGCCGAGGACGAGATCGCCGGGATCGGCGCGGCGCTGGGTGCGGCCTTCGGCGGGTCGCTGGCGGTGACCACGACGTCCGGTCCCGGCGTGGCGCTCAAGTCGGAGACGATCGGCCTCGCCGTGTCGCTGGAGCTGCCGCTGCTCGTGATCGACATTCAGCGCGGCGGGCCGTCGACGGGCCTGCCGACCAAGACCGAGCAGGCGGACCTGCTGCAGGCGATGTACGGCCGCAACGGCGAGGCCCCGGTGCCGATCGTGGCCCCGCGCACCCCGGCCGACTGCTTCGACGCCGCGTTGGACGCGGCCCGTATCGCCCTCACCTACCGCACCCCGGTGTTCCTGCTCTCGGACGGCTATCTGGCCAACGGTTCGGAGCCGTGGCGCATCCCGTCGCCGGACGAGCTGCCGGATCTGCGCGTGCAGTTCGCGCAGGGCCCCAACCACGCCCTGGCCGACGGCACCGAGGTCTTCTGGCCCTACAAGCGCGACCCGCACACCCTGGCCCGCCCCTGGGCGATCCCCGGCACGCCGGGTCTGGAGCACCGCATCGGCGGGATCGAGAAGCAGGACGGCACGGGCAACATCTCCTACGACCCGGCCAACCACGAGTTCATGGTCCGTACCCGTCAGGCCAAGATCGACGGCATCGAGGTCCCGGACCTCGAGGTCGACGACCCGCACGCCGCCCGGACCCTGGTGCTGGGCTGGGGCTCCACCTACGGGCCGATCACCGCGGCGGTACGGCGGCTGCGCGCCGCCGGGACGCCGATCGCGCAGGCCCATCTGCGTCACCTGAATCCCTTCCCGCGCAACCTCGCAGCGGTGCTGAAGGGGTACGACAAGGTCGTCGTCCCCGAGATGAACCTCGGCCAGCTCGCCACCCTCATCCGCGCCCGCTATCTCGTCGACGCCCACTCCTACAACCAGGTCAACGGCATGCCGTTCAAAGCCGAGCAGCTCGCCGCGGCGCTCAAGGAGGCCATCGATGACTGA
- a CDS encoding response regulator transcription factor, with the protein MEDRVRVVIAEDSVLLREGLTRLLTDRGHDVVAGVGDAEALVKTITELDDEGALPDVVVADVRMPPTHTDEGVRAAVQLRKAHPGLGVLVLSQYVEERYATELLAGSSRGVGYLLKDRVAEVREFVDAVVRVAEGGTALDPEVVAQLLGRSRKQDVLAGLTPREREVLGLMAEGRTNSAVARQLVVSDGAVEKHVSNIFLKLGLSPSDGDHRRVLAVLTYLNS; encoded by the coding sequence GTGGAGGACAGGGTGCGGGTGGTCATCGCCGAGGATTCGGTGCTGTTGCGGGAGGGACTGACCCGGTTGCTCACCGACCGTGGGCATGACGTGGTCGCGGGGGTCGGCGACGCCGAGGCCCTGGTCAAGACGATCACCGAACTGGACGACGAGGGCGCGCTGCCCGACGTCGTCGTCGCGGACGTGCGGATGCCGCCGACCCACACGGACGAAGGCGTGCGGGCCGCCGTCCAACTGCGCAAGGCACACCCCGGACTCGGCGTGCTGGTGCTGTCACAGTATGTGGAGGAGAGGTACGCCACCGAACTGCTGGCCGGTTCCAGTCGCGGGGTCGGATATCTCCTCAAGGACCGGGTGGCCGAGGTGCGGGAGTTCGTGGACGCCGTGGTGCGGGTCGCCGAGGGCGGCACCGCGCTGGACCCGGAGGTCGTGGCGCAGCTGCTCGGCCGGAGCCGGAAGCAGGACGTGCTGGCCGGGCTCACCCCGCGGGAGCGGGAGGTCCTCGGGCTGATGGCCGAGGGGCGGACCAACTCGGCGGTCGCCCGGCAGCTGGTCGTCAGCGACGGGGCCGTCGAGAAGCACGTCAGCAATATCTTCCTGAAGCTCGGACTGTCTCCGAGTGACGGAGATCACCGCCGGGTACTGGCAGTTCTCACCTATCTGAATTCATAA
- a CDS encoding NuoI/complex I 23 kDa subunit family protein encodes MSRPSPDHHTPAAPAASSGRPRLSIPGSGLAKGLAVTLRTMTRKTVTQQYPDAQPELPPRTRGVIGLFEENCTVCMLCARECPDWCIYIDSHKETVPPAAPGGRERSRNVLDRFAIDFSLCMYCGICIEVCPFDALFWSPEFEYAETDIHELTHERDKLREWMWTVPAPPALDPAAEEPKEIAAARKTAEKLSAAARAESTEPESTGPLSTRPESTGPQSTGPESTGPESTGPEGGDA; translated from the coding sequence ATGTCCCGCCCGTCACCCGACCACCACACCCCGGCGGCCCCGGCGGCTTCCTCCGGGCGGCCCCGTCTGTCGATCCCCGGCAGCGGCCTCGCCAAGGGCCTGGCCGTCACCCTCCGCACGATGACGCGGAAGACCGTCACCCAGCAGTACCCGGACGCCCAGCCCGAACTCCCGCCCCGCACCCGCGGGGTCATCGGACTGTTCGAGGAGAACTGCACGGTCTGCATGCTGTGCGCCCGCGAGTGCCCCGACTGGTGCATCTACATCGACTCCCACAAGGAGACGGTGCCGCCCGCCGCTCCCGGCGGACGCGAGCGCAGCCGCAATGTGCTCGACCGCTTCGCCATCGACTTCTCGCTCTGCATGTACTGCGGTATCTGCATCGAGGTCTGTCCTTTCGACGCGCTGTTCTGGTCCCCGGAGTTCGAGTACGCCGAGACCGACATCCACGAGCTCACCCACGAGCGCGACAAGCTCCGCGAGTGGATGTGGACCGTGCCGGCCCCACCGGCCCTCGACCCGGCCGCCGAGGAGCCGAAGGAGATCGCGGCCGCCCGCAAGACGGCCGAGAAGCTGTCCGCCGCCGCCCGAGCCGAGTCCACCGAACCCGAGTCCACCGGACCCCTGTCCACCCGACCCGAGTCCACCGGACCTCAGTCCACTGGGCCGGAGTCCACCGGGCCGGAGTCCACCGGGCCCGAGGGAGGAGACGCGTGA
- a CDS encoding sensor histidine kinase, whose translation MTTQYDDRHDQYGQHDQYGQHDQYGRHDQYAGHDGNERDGRGYGPVAEAGQRVRERRHLLPAGLREPLTARHWRELLYVLLSLPISIVLFTFAVTTVSLGAGLLVTFLGIPVLAAGLTACRGFGALERGRARGLLGLEVAAPEPLRPRGSGATAWMAAVLKSGTSWRNALYAVLHMPWAVFSFGVTVAVWSAGWSMLTYPLWFWVFPMYAGQGGIQLYGDQHHSVYLDNPFEIAVTALVGLLITLATPWIVRALTTVDRLLVHGLLGPSSLGARVVELESDRGIVVDTAAADLRRIERDLHDGAQARLVALAMDLGMAKEKLRDDPQTAARMVGEAHGEVKTALQELRDLARGIHPAVLTDRGLDAALSSVASRCTVPVRVDVDLAERPAPAIEGIAYFTVSELLQNVSKHSGARSASVDVWRTDDRLLLQVADDGVGGADASGGGSGLAGLAGRLDAVDGILVVDSPVGGPTRITAELPWRGGQV comes from the coding sequence ATGACCACGCAGTACGACGACCGGCACGACCAGTACGGGCAGCACGACCAGTACGGGCAGCACGACCAGTACGGGCGGCACGACCAGTACGCGGGGCACGACGGGAACGAGCGTGACGGGCGCGGGTACGGGCCTGTGGCCGAGGCCGGGCAGCGGGTCCGGGAGCGTCGGCACCTGCTTCCGGCGGGACTGCGTGAGCCGCTCACCGCGCGCCACTGGCGGGAGCTCCTGTACGTCCTGCTGAGCCTGCCCATCAGCATCGTGCTGTTCACCTTCGCGGTAACGACGGTGTCGCTGGGGGCGGGCCTGCTGGTGACGTTCCTCGGCATCCCGGTGCTGGCGGCGGGCCTGACGGCGTGCCGGGGCTTCGGGGCACTGGAGCGGGGCCGGGCGCGTGGACTGCTCGGTCTGGAGGTGGCCGCCCCCGAGCCGCTGCGGCCGCGCGGAAGCGGTGCGACGGCCTGGATGGCGGCCGTCCTCAAGAGCGGCACGTCCTGGCGGAACGCCCTGTACGCGGTGCTGCACATGCCGTGGGCGGTGTTCTCGTTCGGCGTCACGGTGGCGGTGTGGTCGGCCGGCTGGAGCATGCTGACGTATCCGCTGTGGTTCTGGGTCTTCCCGATGTACGCCGGTCAGGGCGGCATCCAGCTCTACGGCGACCAGCACCACAGCGTCTACCTCGACAACCCGTTCGAGATCGCCGTGACGGCGCTGGTGGGACTGCTCATCACGCTGGCCACGCCGTGGATCGTGCGGGCGCTGACGACGGTGGACCGCCTCCTGGTGCACGGGCTGCTGGGGCCGTCGTCGCTGGGTGCGCGGGTGGTGGAGCTGGAGTCCGACCGCGGGATCGTGGTGGACACGGCGGCGGCCGATCTGCGGCGCATCGAACGCGATCTGCACGACGGGGCGCAGGCCCGGTTGGTGGCGCTGGCGATGGATCTCGGCATGGCGAAGGAGAAGCTGCGGGACGACCCGCAGACGGCGGCGCGGATGGTCGGCGAGGCGCACGGCGAGGTGAAGACGGCGCTGCAGGAGCTGCGGGACCTGGCGCGCGGCATCCACCCGGCCGTCCTGACCGACCGCGGGCTGGACGCGGCACTGTCCTCGGTGGCCTCGCGCTGCACGGTGCCGGTGAGGGTGGACGTGGACCTGGCCGAGCGGCCGGCTCCGGCGATCGAGGGCATCGCCTACTTCACCGTCTCGGAGCTGCTGCAGAACGTCAGCAAGCACAGCGGGGCCCGCTCGGCCTCGGTCGACGTGTGGCGGACGGACGACCGGCTGCTGCTGCAGGTGGCGGACGACGGGGTGGGCGGAGCGGACGCCTCCGGCGGGGGGTCGGGGCTGGCCGGGCTCGCCGGACGGCTGGACGCGGTCGACGGGATCCTCGTCGTGGACTCACCGGTGGGCGGTCCCACCCGGATCACCGCGGAACTGCCCTGGCGCGGCGGCCAGGTCTGA
- a CDS encoding complex I subunit 1/NuoH family protein, whose protein sequence is MNDALDVALRLLVVFVVFLTFPLIVGQTEHKVMAHMQGRLGPMYAGGFHGWAQLVADGVKFAQKEDIVPAGADRRIFQLAPAVALLPYLLVLLAIPIGPGEGAVGQVLDAGIFFVLAVMGVGVLGSLMAGWASANKFSLLGGLRTAAQLLAYELPMLLTAASVAMAAGTVSLPGIVDAFEWWWLPWQITGAVVFFIAGLAELQRPPFDMPVADSEIIFGAYTEYTGLRFALFLLAEYAGIVVLCGLTTVLFLGGWHGPWGGDGLGWVWTLLKTAVLAFVVIWLRVTYPRLREDQLQKFSWTLLVPLSLAQIALTGIVKVVIQ, encoded by the coding sequence GTGAACGACGCTCTCGACGTCGCCCTGCGACTTCTGGTCGTCTTCGTCGTCTTCCTCACCTTCCCCCTGATCGTCGGTCAGACCGAGCACAAGGTGATGGCCCATATGCAGGGCCGCCTGGGCCCGATGTACGCGGGCGGCTTCCACGGCTGGGCCCAGCTCGTCGCGGACGGCGTGAAGTTCGCGCAGAAGGAGGACATCGTCCCCGCGGGCGCGGACCGCCGGATCTTCCAGCTCGCGCCGGCCGTGGCCCTCCTGCCGTATCTGCTGGTCCTCCTCGCCATCCCCATCGGCCCGGGCGAGGGCGCCGTGGGCCAGGTCCTGGACGCGGGGATCTTCTTCGTACTCGCCGTGATGGGCGTCGGCGTGCTCGGCTCCCTCATGGCCGGCTGGGCCAGCGCCAACAAGTTCTCCCTTCTCGGCGGCCTGCGCACCGCCGCTCAGCTGCTCGCCTACGAACTGCCGATGCTGCTCACCGCCGCCTCGGTGGCGATGGCGGCCGGGACGGTCTCCCTGCCCGGCATCGTCGACGCGTTCGAGTGGTGGTGGCTGCCCTGGCAGATCACCGGAGCGGTCGTCTTCTTCATCGCCGGTCTGGCCGAACTCCAGCGCCCTCCCTTCGACATGCCGGTCGCCGACTCGGAGATCATCTTCGGTGCCTACACCGAGTACACCGGCCTGCGCTTCGCTCTCTTCCTCCTCGCCGAGTACGCCGGGATCGTCGTCCTGTGCGGGCTGACCACCGTCCTCTTCCTGGGCGGCTGGCACGGCCCCTGGGGCGGCGACGGCCTCGGCTGGGTCTGGACCCTGCTCAAGACGGCCGTCCTCGCCTTCGTCGTCATCTGGCTGCGCGTCACCTACCCCCGCCTGCGCGAGGACCAGCTGCAGAAGTTCTCCTGGACCCTGCTCGTCCCCCTCTCTCTCGCCCAGATCGCCCTCACCGGCATCGTCAAGGTGGTGATCCAGTAG
- a CDS encoding sensor histidine kinase, protein MTASASRSAVPSGSFGPPGPGHDDRLPPARAAFDPQTWREIAHLLTNLPMALIGFTYVMAVIVTGAAMTVTVVGFPLLALGLGGARLMGRFERARARKLLGVRIDEPSPLPLRRAGGLLQRLWLALKDPVAWRTVLYDLIRLPWGVVTFSVVVPSLFVLWPVLPFLARGLTNADRAMVRGLLSPSDELERRIAELESDRGVVVDTAAADLRRIERDLHDGAQARLVNLAMGLGLAKEKLLEGQADDVVAAMVEEAHGEVKLALQELRDLARGIHPAVLTDRGLDAALSSVASRCTVPVKVTADLTSRPAQAIEGIAYFTVSELLQNVSKHSGARSASVDVWRTDDRLLIQVWDDGRGGARLDGGSGMRGLAERLDAVDGLFVVESPEGGPTTVTAELPWRDRGGKP, encoded by the coding sequence ATGACCGCTTCCGCCAGCCGTTCCGCCGTCCCTTCGGGTTCCTTCGGACCACCGGGCCCGGGGCACGACGACCGTCTGCCTCCGGCCCGTGCCGCGTTCGATCCCCAGACGTGGCGGGAGATCGCGCATCTGCTCACCAATCTGCCGATGGCGTTGATCGGGTTCACCTATGTGATGGCGGTGATCGTCACGGGGGCCGCGATGACCGTGACGGTGGTGGGGTTCCCGTTGCTCGCGCTCGGGCTGGGCGGGGCGCGGCTGATGGGCCGGTTCGAACGGGCTCGGGCGCGCAAGCTGCTCGGGGTGCGGATCGACGAGCCGAGCCCGCTGCCGCTGCGCAGAGCGGGCGGCCTGCTGCAGCGGCTGTGGCTGGCGCTGAAGGACCCGGTGGCGTGGCGCACGGTGCTGTACGACCTGATCCGGCTGCCGTGGGGCGTCGTCACGTTCAGCGTGGTGGTGCCCTCGCTGTTCGTGCTGTGGCCGGTGCTGCCGTTCCTGGCGCGCGGGCTCACCAACGCGGACCGGGCGATGGTGCGGGGTCTGCTCTCCCCCTCCGACGAGCTGGAGCGGCGCATCGCGGAACTGGAGTCCGACCGCGGGGTCGTGGTCGACACGGCGGCCGCCGATCTGCGGCGCATCGAGCGCGATCTGCACGACGGGGCGCAGGCCCGGCTGGTGAACCTGGCGATGGGGCTGGGTCTGGCCAAGGAGAAGCTGCTGGAGGGACAGGCCGACGACGTCGTCGCGGCGATGGTGGAGGAGGCGCACGGCGAGGTGAAGCTGGCGCTGCAGGAGCTGCGGGACCTGGCGCGCGGCATCCACCCGGCCGTCCTGACCGACCGCGGGCTGGACGCGGCACTGTCCTCGGTGGCGTCGCGCTGCACGGTGCCGGTGAAGGTGACCGCCGACCTGACGAGCAGGCCGGCGCAGGCCATCGAGGGCATTGCCTACTTCACCGTCTCGGAGCTGCTGCAGAACGTCAGCAAGCACAGCGGGGCCCGGTCGGCCTCGGTCGACGTGTGGCGGACGGACGACCGGCTGCTCATCCAGGTGTGGGACGACGGCCGGGGCGGCGCGCGGCTGGACGGCGGATCGGGGATGCGGGGGCTGGCGGAACGGCTGGACGCGGTCGACGGGCTCTTCGTCGTGGAGTCGCCGGAGGGGGGTCCCACGACGGTGACCGCGGAGCTCCCCTGGCGGGACCGGGGCGGGAAGCCGTGA
- the nuoK gene encoding NADH-quinone oxidoreductase subunit NuoK has product MHLAYPAVLSALLFCTGLYGVLARRNAILILMSVELMLNAVNLNLVAFDVWLSRTAEETLHSGQALTLFTIAIAAAEIGIGLAIVLAVHRNRGTADVDRLRDTAEGHETPAADGSDSDAPATGAAAEKAEATA; this is encoded by the coding sequence ATGCACCTCGCCTATCCCGCCGTCCTCTCCGCTCTCCTCTTCTGCACCGGCCTGTACGGCGTCCTCGCCCGCCGCAACGCGATCCTGATCCTGATGTCGGTCGAGCTGATGCTCAACGCCGTCAACCTCAACCTGGTCGCGTTCGACGTCTGGCTCAGCAGGACCGCCGAGGAGACCCTGCACTCCGGTCAGGCCCTGACCCTGTTCACCATCGCCATCGCCGCCGCCGAGATCGGCATCGGCCTGGCGATCGTCCTCGCCGTCCACCGCAACCGCGGCACCGCCGACGTCGACCGGCTCCGCGACACCGCCGAGGGCCACGAGACCCCCGCCGCCGACGGCTCCGACAGCGACGCCCCCGCGACCGGAGCGGCCGCCGAGAAGGCTGAGGCCACCGCGTGA